One Luteibacter aegosomaticola genomic window carries:
- a CDS encoding sensor histidine kinase has protein sequence MRSRRKLRFRLVVTFTLFGFSLSALFAFAALNIRTRVEEQLINSALQDEVDSINQKVRANPNEPPAIEIVKAATFSDRTIYKAPLAWQNLDTGVHDIFEDGKDDKPHHYKVAVRREGGIINFLQFDVSRDELGKRQLLTSVIAAVFLFGLLSLVLGVWLSSRVLRPVTDLARRLRDFRRVGKAEALAPHFADDEVGELAVALDEYATRLTGVVERDREFNSDVSHELRTPLAVIASTTELLQGSPDLTDKLRERLKRIERASRQATELIEALLLLSRAERRGPTRGEVTDVAKVASDVIESQRPQMGGKPIEIELISDGTVAVNAPASVLSVALTNLIGNAIKYTMEGQVTVRVLDGRIDVLDTGPGIKPEDAEKLFQRGIRGESATGGGAGLGLAIVRRLCELYGWDVSLRPRAEMAGAISTIDFR, from the coding sequence ATGCGGTCCCGACGTAAGCTTCGCTTTCGCCTGGTCGTCACGTTCACGCTGTTCGGGTTCAGCCTGAGTGCGCTGTTCGCGTTCGCGGCACTGAATATCCGTACCCGCGTCGAGGAGCAGCTGATCAACTCAGCGCTCCAGGACGAGGTGGATTCGATCAACCAGAAGGTCCGGGCCAACCCCAACGAGCCGCCGGCGATCGAGATCGTCAAGGCGGCGACCTTCAGTGACCGGACGATCTACAAGGCGCCGTTGGCCTGGCAGAACCTTGATACCGGCGTCCACGACATCTTTGAGGATGGGAAGGACGACAAGCCCCACCACTACAAGGTGGCGGTCCGCCGGGAAGGCGGCATCATCAACTTCCTGCAGTTCGATGTGTCGCGCGACGAGCTGGGTAAGCGCCAGCTGCTCACCAGCGTTATCGCGGCCGTGTTCCTCTTCGGTCTGCTGTCGCTCGTGCTTGGCGTGTGGCTCTCCTCGCGCGTTCTGCGTCCGGTCACCGACCTGGCGCGGCGGCTGCGCGATTTCCGCCGCGTCGGCAAGGCCGAGGCGCTGGCACCGCATTTCGCCGATGACGAAGTGGGCGAGCTGGCGGTTGCCCTCGATGAATACGCCACACGCCTCACCGGCGTGGTGGAGCGTGATCGCGAATTCAATTCCGATGTGAGCCACGAACTGCGTACGCCGCTTGCGGTTATCGCGAGCACCACCGAATTGCTGCAGGGGTCGCCGGACCTCACCGACAAGCTGCGCGAGCGCCTGAAGCGCATCGAGCGTGCCTCGCGCCAGGCCACCGAGCTGATCGAGGCGCTGCTGCTGCTCTCGCGTGCTGAGCGTCGTGGTCCCACGCGTGGCGAAGTCACCGACGTGGCCAAGGTGGCGAGCGATGTCATCGAGAGCCAGCGACCGCAGATGGGCGGCAAGCCCATCGAGATCGAACTCATCTCCGATGGCACGGTGGCGGTGAATGCACCTGCGTCCGTGCTTTCGGTGGCGCTTACCAATCTGATCGGCAATGCCATCAAGTACACGATGGAAGGGCAGGTCACGGTCCGTGTCCTCGATGGCCGTATCGATGTGCTCGACACCGGCCCGGGCATCAAGCCCGAGGATGCCGAGAAATTGTTCCAGCGCGGTATCCGTGGCGAAAGCGCCACCGGCGGTGGCGCGGGCCTGGGCCTGGCCATCGTGCGCCGTCTCTGCGAGCTGTACGGCTGGGACGTGTCGCTGCGCCCGCGAGCTGAAATGGCTGGCGCCATCTCTACCATCGATTTCCGATAA
- a CDS encoding TonB-dependent receptor: MALAMALSPVVHATDTAATDAVDTTTASKREKAQDLDAVSVIGTGESRQVQRSRPQDQKSLPPGTSLQKVLNTLPGVNAQSIDALGANEQSMTLSLRGFSGTRLGYTLDGMPLGDSAYNNYNGLSINRALISENFAGAELSEGIGNLGTPSTSNLGGTIGYTSNDPLKKMGGRVVQSVGSDSNRRTFARFDTGEYNGFSMYLSGARTESDLWNDQSAYNKSTTKQFNGKAVWDFDWARITGFADTSRTSQADDFYLSKSEMARGLGWDWGGYAPDWNRAVGKAYCNSGTFNAKLCDRSGADTDADGAFTAGQILRNDDLYYLAGDFFPSDAVTIHAMAYHHEDAGEGHNWNSGTYSYPGTAQQLPIIFRNTLYTINRSGAILSAGWDIGNHHIEGGVWYEHNISSASRYSSYVSGPRDLSAPIDTQPDLGVFDQRTVWNTRQAFLQDTMNFMDDRLTVDVGVKSPHVTSDASALPGDAKKPIAASSNNQFATGKLSASKALLPQVGVRYKLDDKQEVFASFAKNIAMFQGGFKLGPQAVSQATWDSQGSLKPEKSRSLEAGYRIEAGSIAASAAAYTVRFDNRLLQYNPCDSRSPVGPTCGNRFYNVGGVDSHGVELTLVWTPIDSLRWYNSASYNRSTYASDYTQAGVVQHTKGKIQTDTPTKMFATQIDWNQGPWFASLRGKYTGKRYYTYTNDRGFGGFTTWDLSGGYDFGKAWFAEDIRLSVNVTNLTDKRYASNFDNSVFAPSDPTGSIYVFHASAPRQYFANLDVRF, from the coding sequence ATGGCGCTAGCCATGGCCCTCTCTCCCGTCGTCCATGCGACGGACACCGCGGCCACCGATGCGGTAGATACCACCACCGCGAGCAAGCGCGAGAAAGCCCAGGACCTCGATGCGGTCTCGGTGATCGGCACAGGCGAATCGCGCCAGGTGCAGCGTTCGCGGCCGCAGGACCAGAAGTCGTTGCCGCCCGGCACCAGCCTGCAGAAGGTGCTGAACACGCTACCCGGCGTGAACGCGCAGTCGATCGATGCGCTCGGCGCGAACGAACAGTCGATGACGCTCAGCCTGCGCGGCTTCAGCGGCACGCGCCTGGGCTACACGCTCGACGGCATGCCGCTCGGCGATAGTGCTTACAACAACTACAACGGTCTTTCGATCAACCGCGCGTTGATCTCCGAAAACTTCGCTGGTGCCGAGCTTTCCGAAGGCATCGGCAATCTCGGTACGCCGTCGACCAGCAACCTGGGCGGCACCATCGGCTACACCTCCAATGACCCGCTGAAGAAGATGGGCGGCCGCGTTGTGCAGAGCGTGGGCAGCGACTCGAACCGCCGCACCTTCGCGCGATTCGATACGGGCGAGTACAACGGCTTCTCGATGTATCTCTCCGGTGCCCGTACCGAGTCGGATCTGTGGAACGACCAGTCGGCTTACAACAAGTCGACCACCAAGCAGTTCAACGGCAAGGCCGTGTGGGATTTCGACTGGGCGCGCATCACCGGCTTCGCGGATACTTCGCGCACCAGCCAGGCCGATGACTTCTACCTGTCGAAGAGTGAAATGGCCCGTGGTCTTGGCTGGGACTGGGGTGGCTACGCGCCGGACTGGAACCGTGCCGTCGGCAAGGCCTACTGCAACTCGGGTACGTTCAACGCGAAGCTCTGTGACCGCTCAGGCGCCGATACCGACGCAGATGGCGCCTTCACCGCCGGCCAGATCCTGCGCAACGACGACCTCTACTACCTCGCGGGTGACTTCTTCCCCAGCGACGCCGTGACCATCCATGCGATGGCCTATCACCACGAGGATGCGGGCGAAGGTCACAACTGGAACAGCGGCACGTACTCGTACCCGGGTACGGCGCAGCAGCTGCCGATCATCTTCCGCAACACGCTTTACACCATCAACCGCAGCGGCGCGATCCTCTCCGCTGGCTGGGATATCGGCAACCACCATATCGAAGGTGGCGTGTGGTACGAGCACAATATCTCGTCCGCCTCGCGCTACAGCAGCTATGTGAGTGGCCCGCGCGATCTCAGCGCGCCGATCGATACGCAGCCCGACCTCGGCGTTTTCGACCAGCGCACGGTGTGGAACACGCGTCAGGCCTTCCTGCAGGACACCATGAACTTCATGGATGATCGCCTCACCGTGGACGTGGGTGTGAAGAGCCCGCACGTCACCTCCGACGCCAGCGCGTTGCCGGGTGATGCCAAGAAGCCGATCGCCGCCAGCTCGAACAATCAGTTCGCGACCGGCAAGCTCAGCGCTAGCAAGGCACTCCTGCCGCAGGTGGGCGTGCGCTACAAGCTGGACGATAAGCAGGAAGTGTTCGCCAGCTTCGCCAAGAACATCGCCATGTTCCAGGGCGGCTTCAAGCTAGGCCCGCAGGCCGTCAGCCAGGCGACGTGGGATTCGCAGGGTTCGCTGAAGCCCGAGAAGTCCCGTAGCCTCGAGGCAGGCTACCGCATCGAAGCCGGCTCGATCGCGGCGTCGGCTGCCGCGTACACCGTGCGCTTCGATAACCGCCTGCTTCAGTACAACCCGTGCGATTCGCGCAGCCCGGTCGGACCGACCTGCGGCAACCGCTTCTATAACGTGGGCGGCGTCGATAGCCACGGTGTCGAGCTGACCCTGGTGTGGACCCCGATCGACAGCCTGCGCTGGTACAACTCGGCCTCGTACAACCGCTCGACCTACGCGAGCGATTACACCCAGGCCGGCGTGGTGCAGCACACCAAGGGCAAGATCCAGACCGATACGCCGACCAAGATGTTTGCTACGCAGATCGACTGGAACCAGGGTCCGTGGTTCGCCTCGCTGCGCGGCAAGTACACCGGCAAGCGCTACTACACGTACACCAACGATCGTGGCTTTGGTGGCTTCACCACGTGGGATCTTTCCGGCGGCTACGACTTCGGCAAGGCATGGTTCGCCGAGGATATCCGTCTGTCGGTCAACGTCACCAACCTCACCGACAAGCGCTACGCCAGCAACTTCGACAACAGCGTGTTCGCGCCTAGCGATCCGACCGGTTCGATCTACGTGTTCCACGCGTCGGCGCCGCGCCAGTACTTCGCCAACCTGGACGTCCGATTCTGA
- a CDS encoding esterase-like activity of phytase family protein, translating to MRASLAGLVAACLVGSAVAQSLEVRQPDIATSALPRSVEVGGTTYVDHGLVASGTLPAGTVDFLGDTLGSFSSLMIEPGTWKREGDTYTGVLWTLPDRGRNDPEHNLFYDYAGRVNRMQFTMKLSPGPGQITLTPDGGIELKDITGKPFTGAEPAAGTLTQHGVLLPSPAEGIGAGKISLDAESLQFLPGGGFYIGDEYAANVYRFDASGKLKGILVPPKAVRPVDKDGKAYFTSLKPPVTGRRNNQGVEGMALSPDGTRLFVMLQSALLQDSYGKEGVGRALTRVLVYDVSRNKTPAKPVGHYVVQLPVYDDMGKGGAPTRTAAQSEIRVLDNHRFIMLTRDGNGWGADGGKPIVFKSIVIVDTDGATNLAGTPYETTTKSVLGEGRVLRAGIHAATWKPLVNLLDPADLARAGVALEPGREGLAQLSEKWEAMDLLPVLDDAHPDDWFLIVGNDNDFIAKHCVMEGQPCDSPIDNDNRLLVYRLTLPGMRSTTAPHH from the coding sequence ATGCGCGCGTCCCTCGCAGGGCTGGTCGCGGCGTGCCTGGTAGGGAGCGCCGTCGCGCAGTCCCTCGAGGTGCGCCAGCCGGATATCGCCACCTCGGCGCTGCCACGCAGCGTCGAGGTGGGTGGCACCACCTATGTCGATCATGGGCTGGTGGCGTCCGGCACGCTGCCTGCCGGCACCGTCGATTTTCTGGGTGACACGCTGGGTTCGTTCTCCTCGTTGATGATCGAGCCAGGCACCTGGAAGCGCGAAGGTGACACCTATACCGGCGTGCTGTGGACACTTCCGGATCGCGGCCGCAACGATCCCGAACACAACCTGTTCTACGACTACGCCGGCCGCGTGAACCGTATGCAGTTCACGATGAAGCTGTCACCCGGTCCCGGCCAGATCACCCTGACCCCCGACGGCGGCATCGAACTCAAGGACATTACCGGCAAGCCCTTCACCGGTGCCGAACCCGCCGCCGGCACGCTGACCCAGCACGGTGTCCTGCTTCCGTCCCCGGCGGAAGGCATCGGCGCAGGCAAGATTTCGCTCGACGCGGAATCCCTGCAATTCCTGCCCGGCGGTGGCTTCTACATCGGCGACGAATACGCGGCGAACGTCTATCGCTTCGACGCCTCGGGCAAGCTCAAAGGCATCCTCGTTCCGCCCAAGGCCGTGCGTCCGGTCGACAAGGACGGCAAGGCCTATTTCACCTCGCTCAAGCCGCCGGTCACCGGCCGGCGCAATAACCAGGGCGTCGAAGGCATGGCGCTGTCGCCGGATGGCACGCGCCTTTTCGTGATGTTGCAAAGCGCCTTGCTGCAGGACTCCTACGGTAAGGAAGGCGTTGGCCGGGCGCTGACCCGCGTGCTTGTGTACGACGTCAGCCGCAACAAGACGCCGGCCAAGCCGGTGGGCCACTACGTGGTGCAGCTCCCCGTGTACGACGACATGGGTAAGGGCGGCGCACCGACGCGCACCGCGGCGCAGAGCGAGATCCGCGTGCTCGATAACCATCGTTTCATCATGCTTACGCGCGATGGCAACGGCTGGGGTGCGGATGGCGGCAAGCCGATCGTCTTCAAGAGCATTGTCATCGTCGATACCGACGGCGCGACCAATTTGGCTGGCACGCCCTACGAGACCACCACGAAGTCTGTGCTGGGCGAGGGCAGGGTGCTCCGCGCAGGGATCCATGCCGCGACGTGGAAGCCGTTGGTGAACCTGCTCGACCCGGCCGATCTCGCGCGCGCGGGTGTCGCGCTGGAGCCGGGCCGTGAAGGCCTTGCCCAGCTCTCCGAGAAATGGGAGGCGATGGACCTGCTGCCCGTGCTCGACGACGCGCATCCCGACGACTGGTTCCTGATCGTCGGCAACGACAACGATTTCATCGCGAAGCACTGCGTCATGGAAGGCCAGCCTTGCGATTCGCCCATCGATAACGACAACCGGCTCCTCGTGTACCGGCTGACCTTGCCGGGCATGCGTTCCACCACCGCTCCCCACCACTGA
- a CDS encoding DUF2846 domain-containing protein: MKRTFFAAAALAVALLVSGCASVQKASEADSEHAKVFSPIADKAVLYIYRDESFGSAIKMPVSVDGVIVGETGPKSFLELAVAPGHHTIMSHTETNPTLDIDAEAGKAYYVWQEVKMGMWAARSLLHRMSDSEGKVGVDKCELLKTMAPAMKMNAAAAAPAVEAPARDAEPAPVAATAPATASATVAPPAPAEEPATAAATPAPVAEPAVAAAPAPADESTTAPATQPASGGIAALDDRVSKPMFDAAQDLASMHQCERLLHVRSIVGDEAHFYSACPGTSTPIEIACHAAACTEAAPHG; this comes from the coding sequence ATGAAACGTACCTTTTTCGCCGCCGCGGCCCTCGCGGTGGCGCTTCTCGTGAGCGGCTGTGCCAGCGTGCAAAAGGCCAGCGAGGCCGATAGCGAACACGCCAAGGTGTTCAGCCCGATCGCCGACAAGGCGGTCCTCTACATTTACCGCGACGAGAGCTTCGGATCTGCCATCAAGATGCCTGTCTCGGTCGACGGCGTGATCGTTGGTGAGACCGGACCGAAGTCGTTCCTCGAACTAGCCGTCGCACCCGGCCACCACACCATCATGTCGCACACGGAGACCAACCCGACCCTCGACATCGATGCCGAGGCGGGAAAGGCGTACTACGTCTGGCAGGAAGTGAAGATGGGCATGTGGGCCGCGCGTAGCCTGCTGCATCGCATGTCCGACAGCGAAGGCAAGGTCGGCGTAGACAAGTGCGAGCTGCTCAAGACCATGGCGCCCGCCATGAAGATGAACGCCGCCGCCGCGGCGCCAGCTGTCGAAGCACCCGCGCGTGATGCCGAGCCCGCACCTGTAGCCGCGACAGCGCCTGCTACCGCGTCCGCGACGGTCGCTCCGCCTGCGCCCGCAGAGGAACCCGCGACCGCCGCCGCGACGCCTGCCCCGGTCGCTGAGCCCGCCGTGGCTGCAGCGCCGGCCCCGGCTGACGAGAGCACCACCGCACCGGCGACCCAGCCGGCATCGGGTGGCATCGCCGCCCTGGACGATCGCGTCAGCAAGCCGATGTTCGACGCGGCCCAGGATCTTGCTTCGATGCACCAGTGCGAGCGCCTGCTGCACGTGCGCAGCATTGTGGGTGATGAGGCACATTTCTACAGTGCCTGCCCGGGCACCAGCACGCCGATTGAGATCGCGTGCCATGCGGCCGCGTGCACCGAGGCCGCGCCGCACGGTTGA
- a CDS encoding branched-chain amino acid transaminase has translation MSQNYPEWIWQNGQIKPWAEATTHVMAHALHYGSSVFEGIRSYETPDGAAIFRLTDHLNRLFLSAKIYDMELPYTVDELAEACRAVIKKNNQRASYLRPVAYRGLGGFGLSAETPIDVAVATWPMGPYLGPEALQNGIDACVSSWQRFAPNTIPAGAKAGGNYLSGQLIAREARRLGFGEGIALASTGLLSEGAGENLFLVFDGVLHTTPASASILTGITRHTLMTLAREEGIEVVERDLPREYLYLADEILMCGTAAEVTPIRSVDGKKVGTGKGGPITRRLQDLYFGLFNGKTQDRWGWLEPV, from the coding sequence ATGTCGCAGAACTACCCCGAATGGATCTGGCAGAACGGGCAGATCAAGCCCTGGGCTGAAGCCACGACCCATGTCATGGCCCATGCCCTGCACTACGGCTCGTCCGTCTTTGAAGGCATCCGTAGCTACGAGACGCCCGACGGCGCGGCGATCTTCCGCCTCACCGATCATCTCAATCGCCTCTTCCTGTCGGCCAAGATCTACGACATGGAGCTGCCGTACACCGTCGACGAGCTGGCTGAGGCCTGCCGCGCGGTCATCAAGAAGAACAACCAGCGCGCCTCGTACCTGCGCCCGGTGGCTTACCGTGGCCTGGGCGGCTTTGGCCTTTCGGCGGAAACCCCGATCGACGTGGCCGTGGCCACCTGGCCGATGGGCCCGTACCTCGGCCCCGAGGCCCTGCAGAACGGCATCGACGCTTGCGTATCGAGCTGGCAGCGTTTCGCTCCCAACACCATCCCGGCGGGCGCGAAGGCCGGCGGCAACTACCTCTCCGGCCAGCTGATCGCGCGTGAAGCGCGCCGCCTGGGCTTCGGCGAGGGCATCGCCCTGGCCTCCACGGGCCTGCTCAGCGAGGGCGCCGGCGAGAACCTGTTCCTCGTGTTCGACGGCGTACTGCACACCACCCCGGCCAGCGCATCGATCCTCACCGGCATCACCCGCCACACGCTGATGACGCTGGCTCGTGAGGAAGGTATCGAGGTGGTCGAACGCGACCTCCCGCGCGAGTACCTGTACCTCGCCGACGAAATCCTGATGTGCGGCACCGCCGCCGAGGTCACCCCGATCCGCTCGGTGGATGGCAAGAAGGTCGGCACCGGCAAGGGCGGCCCGATCACCCGCCGCCTGCAGGATCTGTACTTCGGCCTGTTCAATGGCAAGACCCAGGATCGTTGGGGCTGGCTCGAACCGGTCTGA
- a CDS encoding DUF4124 domain-containing protein has protein sequence MPPPAATVNRAALLLLSLILLFTALPAAAQTEVHRCVGKDGSPVFTDQPCSNLGARSIAPPAASSTAAPEGTAPSTGLLCAQDMATLRVAVAEAFNRRDANRIGGLTLWNGYGSDGAVDNIRTLDALVKQTLLSLEGDEASGIEAVTRVPGGGGASRHVHFSVTRESGCLWLRPPA, from the coding sequence GTGCCACCACCTGCCGCCACCGTGAACCGCGCCGCCCTCCTGCTCCTATCGCTCATCCTGCTGTTCACCGCCCTGCCCGCCGCCGCCCAGACCGAGGTCCACCGTTGCGTGGGCAAGGACGGCAGCCCGGTGTTCACCGACCAGCCGTGCAGCAACCTGGGAGCGCGCTCGATCGCCCCTCCAGCCGCCTCCAGCACGGCGGCGCCCGAAGGCACCGCACCCAGCACTGGGCTACTTTGCGCCCAGGACATGGCGACTCTCCGAGTGGCGGTGGCTGAGGCGTTTAACCGGCGCGACGCCAACCGCATCGGTGGGCTGACACTGTGGAATGGCTACGGCAGCGACGGCGCGGTCGACAACATCCGCACCCTGGACGCCCTCGTGAAGCAGACCCTGCTCTCCCTGGAGGGCGATGAAGCCTCGGGTATCGAAGCCGTCACCCGCGTCCCCGGAGGGGGCGGCGCCTCCCGCCATGTCCACTTCAGCGTGACCCGGGAATCGGGCTGCCTCTGGCTGCGCCCACCGGCCTGA
- the metF gene encoding methylenetetrahydrofolate reductase [NAD(P)H], producing the protein MPAVSFEFFPPKTDEQRDQLNKAVERLKSHAPDYVSVTFGAGGSTLSYTGETVRQLRADHGLSVAPHLSCMGGSKAEIRTLLDEYKARGCRRIVALRGDLPSGMATPGDFRYAAELVAFIREHSGDHFHIEVAAYPETHPQAENALDDLRHFKAKCDAGADGAITQYFFNPDAYFRFVDDVTRLGVKLPIVPGIMPIANFSQLRRFSEQCGAEIPRWIVKRMQAHGDDAAAVRELGADVVAELCRRLLDGGAPGLHFYTINRARATTAVLERLA; encoded by the coding sequence ATGCCCGCCGTCAGCTTCGAATTCTTCCCGCCCAAGACCGACGAACAGCGCGACCAGCTCAACAAAGCCGTGGAACGGCTAAAGAGCCACGCGCCTGACTACGTTTCGGTCACCTTCGGTGCGGGCGGTTCGACGCTGAGCTACACCGGCGAAACCGTGCGCCAGCTACGCGCGGACCACGGCCTGTCGGTCGCGCCGCACCTTTCCTGCATGGGCGGCAGCAAGGCCGAGATCCGCACCCTCCTCGATGAGTACAAGGCACGTGGCTGCCGCCGCATCGTGGCGCTGCGTGGCGACCTGCCCTCGGGCATGGCCACGCCGGGCGATTTCCGCTACGCCGCCGAGCTGGTCGCCTTCATCCGCGAGCACAGCGGGGACCACTTCCACATCGAAGTGGCCGCCTACCCGGAAACCCATCCCCAGGCCGAGAACGCACTGGATGACCTGCGCCACTTCAAGGCGAAGTGCGATGCCGGCGCCGATGGTGCGATTACCCAGTACTTCTTCAATCCCGATGCCTATTTCCGCTTTGTCGACGACGTGACCCGGCTCGGCGTGAAGCTGCCGATCGTCCCGGGCATCATGCCCATCGCCAACTTCAGCCAGCTGCGCCGGTTCTCCGAACAGTGCGGCGCGGAAATCCCCCGCTGGATCGTGAAGCGCATGCAGGCCCACGGCGACGACGCCGCCGCAGTACGCGAGCTGGGTGCCGATGTCGTGGCAGAGCTTTGCCGCCGGCTGCTCGATGGCGGCGCCCCGGGCCTGCACTTCTACACGATCAACCGTGCCCGGGCGACGACGGCGGTCCTCGAGCGCCTGGCGTGA
- a CDS encoding DUF4232 domain-containing protein produces MPAFTPAVPPCTQAMVSLSVDASEGDFNGMSHSGTWLVVANRGSQACTLIGLPMVAMKDTKGLVLPVKRQAPVGMHPGPVVVPVRLEPGATARMSLRWVSGDVYDQGRCVDATAVEVTFGKLVLRTGLQGHLCGEGAAPIPFEQSPLSHTGGPVPPGQL; encoded by the coding sequence ATGCCCGCGTTTACTCCTGCCGTTCCGCCCTGCACCCAGGCCATGGTCAGCTTGTCTGTCGACGCCAGCGAGGGCGACTTCAACGGCATGTCCCACAGCGGCACCTGGCTGGTGGTGGCTAACCGCGGCAGCCAGGCCTGCACGTTGATCGGCCTGCCCATGGTGGCGATGAAGGACACGAAGGGCCTCGTGCTGCCGGTGAAGCGCCAGGCACCGGTCGGCATGCATCCCGGGCCGGTGGTCGTACCTGTCCGCCTTGAGCCAGGCGCGACGGCGCGCATGTCATTGCGCTGGGTATCGGGCGACGTCTATGACCAGGGGCGCTGCGTCGACGCGACAGCCGTCGAAGTCACCTTCGGCAAGCTGGTCCTGCGCACCGGTCTGCAAGGTCACCTGTGCGGCGAAGGCGCAGCACCCATCCCCTTCGAACAATCCCCGCTCTCGCACACTGGTGGCCCCGTCCCGCCCGGCCAACTGTAG
- the ahcY gene encoding adenosylhomocysteinase has product MNAVTKDNASQDFKVRDYSLADLGRRRIRMAEEEMPGLMQIRARYAAEKPLKGVRLSGSLHVTKETAVLAETLRELGASVRWASCNIFSTQDDVAAALAAGGLPVFAWKGESLEEYWDCTLDMLTHPGELGPQLIVDDGGDATLFIHKGVELEDGSDWVNTPSGNHEEQVIKDLVKKTAAARPGWFKKIAAEWKGVSEETTTGVHRLYQLAEAGKLLVPAINVNDSVTKSKFDNLYGCRESLADGIKRATDLMVAGKVAVVCGYGDVGKGCAHSLKGFGARVIVTEIDPINALQAAMEGFQVTTIEDTLGLGDIYVTTTGNKDIITLEHMAKMKNNALVCNIGHFDNEIQMDRLNASKDATRENIKPQVDRYTFASTGNSIYMLAEGRLVNLGCAHGHPSFVMSNSFSNQTLAQLDLWANKDKYENTVYRLPKKLDEEVARLHLAQIGVKLTVLTQDQADYIGVPVEGPYKPDHYRY; this is encoded by the coding sequence ATGAACGCTGTCACCAAAGACAACGCCTCGCAGGACTTCAAGGTCCGCGATTATTCCCTCGCTGACCTCGGCCGCCGCCGCATCCGCATGGCGGAAGAGGAAATGCCGGGCCTGATGCAGATCCGCGCCCGCTACGCCGCCGAGAAGCCGCTCAAGGGCGTGCGCCTCTCCGGCTCGCTGCACGTCACCAAGGAAACCGCCGTGCTGGCGGAGACCCTGCGTGAGCTGGGCGCCTCGGTCCGCTGGGCTTCGTGCAACATCTTCTCCACCCAGGACGACGTCGCCGCCGCCCTGGCCGCTGGCGGCCTGCCGGTGTTCGCCTGGAAGGGCGAGTCGCTGGAAGAGTATTGGGACTGCACGCTCGACATGCTGACCCACCCGGGTGAGCTCGGCCCGCAGCTCATCGTGGACGACGGTGGCGATGCCACCCTGTTCATCCACAAGGGCGTCGAGCTCGAAGACGGCAGCGACTGGGTCAACACCCCGAGCGGCAACCACGAAGAGCAGGTCATCAAGGATCTGGTCAAGAAGACCGCCGCCGCCCGTCCGGGCTGGTTCAAGAAGATCGCCGCTGAGTGGAAGGGCGTCTCCGAAGAGACCACCACCGGCGTGCACCGCCTGTACCAGCTCGCCGAAGCCGGCAAGCTGCTGGTCCCGGCCATCAACGTCAACGACTCGGTCACCAAGTCGAAGTTCGACAACCTCTACGGCTGCCGCGAATCGCTGGCCGACGGCATCAAGCGCGCTACCGACCTCATGGTCGCCGGCAAGGTCGCTGTCGTCTGCGGCTACGGTGACGTGGGCAAGGGCTGCGCGCACTCGCTGAAGGGCTTCGGTGCCCGCGTGATCGTGACCGAGATCGATCCGATCAACGCCCTGCAGGCCGCGATGGAAGGCTTCCAGGTCACCACGATCGAAGACACGCTGGGCCTCGGCGATATCTACGTGACCACCACGGGCAACAAGGACATCATCACGCTGGAACACATGGCGAAGATGAAGAACAACGCCCTGGTCTGCAACATCGGCCACTTCGATAACGAGATCCAGATGGATCGCCTGAACGCTTCGAAGGATGCGACCCGCGAGAACATCAAGCCGCAGGTCGATCGCTACACCTTCGCTTCGACGGGTAACAGCATCTACATGCTGGCCGAAGGCCGCCTGGTGAACCTGGGCTGCGCCCACGGCCACCCGAGCTTCGTCATGTCGAACAGCTTCTCGAACCAGACCCTCGCCCAGCTCGACCTGTGGGCGAACAAGGACAAGTACGAGAACACCGTATACCGCCTGCCGAAGAAGCTGGACGAAGAAGTCGCCCGCCTGCACCTCGCGCAGATCGGCGTGAAGCTCACCGTGCTGACCCAGGACCAGGCCGATTACATCGGCGTGCCGGTGGAAGGCCCGTACAAGCCGGACCACTACCGCTACTAA